The proteins below are encoded in one region of Tolumonas auensis DSM 9187:
- a CDS encoding TolC family outer membrane protein: MDKICKLSALAVFICLFTNTAGAASLESTIAQSLLDNPEVKQAYDNYVTRTHVVGQAEAGYYPKVDLYGGIGKEKYDNDDVSDDGHTLTRKEMGVSLTQMLFDGFDTSSNVDRTKAEAMAQKHALFAQANNTALRVTEVYLNVLRSEEIYQLSKENLATHQAIMADIGKRTDSGVGSTADYMQIKGRVARAQANLSAAENNMLDAKAEFFRVTNTEPMGLTQPVANGKAPASLSEAVALAQKAHPTLLSADQDLEATRFQYEASKANFYPKLSLEADQTFYEDIDGREGSIDRGKVMLMARYNLFNGGADTAQKRATASQMAEAKDVKMNASRQVQEGLSLAWNARDSLLKQKEFMQQHVLASYDTVMAYRKQFLLGSRSLLDVLNTENELFEARQSAVNTDYDELHAEYRILNATGQLLDSVSFKAPVEWQQ; this comes from the coding sequence ATGGACAAAATATGTAAATTATCTGCGCTGGCCGTGTTTATCTGTTTGTTCACGAATACCGCAGGCGCTGCATCGTTAGAATCGACGATAGCTCAATCGTTACTGGACAATCCGGAAGTAAAACAGGCGTATGATAACTATGTTACCAGAACGCATGTCGTTGGGCAGGCCGAAGCCGGTTACTACCCTAAAGTTGATCTCTATGGTGGTATAGGGAAAGAGAAATATGACAATGATGATGTTTCGGATGACGGACACACATTAACCCGTAAAGAAATGGGCGTTTCTCTGACACAGATGTTGTTTGATGGTTTTGACACCAGCAGCAATGTAGACAGAACAAAAGCTGAAGCAATGGCGCAAAAACATGCATTGTTTGCTCAGGCAAATAATACAGCTCTGCGTGTGACTGAAGTGTATCTGAACGTATTACGCTCTGAAGAAATATATCAGCTTTCAAAAGAGAATCTGGCTACCCATCAGGCAATCATGGCTGATATCGGTAAAAGAACAGATTCAGGTGTTGGTTCCACTGCAGACTATATGCAGATCAAAGGTCGTGTAGCCCGTGCTCAGGCTAATTTATCAGCCGCAGAAAATAATATGCTTGATGCCAAGGCTGAATTTTTCCGTGTGACTAACACTGAACCAATGGGCCTCACTCAGCCTGTCGCCAATGGTAAAGCACCGGCATCACTGTCTGAAGCAGTAGCATTAGCTCAGAAAGCACATCCTACTCTGCTATCTGCAGATCAGGATCTGGAAGCGACCCGTTTCCAATACGAAGCCTCTAAAGCAAACTTTTATCCTAAGCTCTCTCTGGAAGCTGATCAGACCTTTTATGAAGATATTGATGGCCGGGAAGGAAGCATCGATAGAGGTAAAGTCATGCTGATGGCTCGTTATAACCTGTTCAATGGTGGTGCAGATACTGCGCAAAAACGGGCTACCGCATCTCAAATGGCTGAAGCAAAAGATGTAAAAATGAATGCTTCCCGTCAGGTGCAGGAAGGTTTAAGCCTGGCCTGGAATGCAAGAGACTCGTTGCTGAAACAAAAAGAGTTCATGCAACAACATGTGCTGGCCAGTTATGACACCGTAATGGCGTACCGGAAACAGTTCTTGTTAGGCTCCCGCTCACTGCTGGATGTGCTGAATACAGAAAATGAACTGTTTGAAGCACGTCAGAGCGCAGTAAATACAGATTACGATGAACTGCATGCTGAGTACCGGATCCTGAATGCTACCGGCCAGTTACTGGATAGTGTCAGCTTTAAAGCGCCGGTTGAATGGCAGCAATAA
- a CDS encoding transglutaminase-like cysteine peptidase has protein sequence MKFLTMLWSDFYGGRYALLFLSVLFLSGSSSFLLADALDIKERQLADKVQAKYGARAARRVIDWRLLIQRAHAEKWDKQQALEATNRFFNQQIFIDDIKLWGQNDYWASPVEFLAVGGGDCEDFSIAKYFTLREMGITDESLRLIYVKAIHYNQFHMVVANYATPASMPVILDNLDPVLKPANLRTDLVPVYSFNGSHLWLMKAKGQGQLAGSSDRLSLWSGLQKRLTAQNFNRPILNLDN, from the coding sequence ATGAAGTTTCTGACCATGCTTTGGTCTGATTTCTACGGGGGACGATATGCTCTGTTATTTCTGAGTGTATTGTTCCTCAGTGGAAGCTCGTCGTTTTTACTGGCAGATGCACTTGATATAAAAGAGCGTCAGCTGGCAGATAAAGTGCAGGCCAAATATGGTGCGAGAGCTGCGCGCAGGGTTATCGACTGGCGATTATTAATTCAGCGCGCTCATGCAGAAAAATGGGATAAGCAACAGGCTTTGGAAGCAACCAACCGCTTTTTCAACCAGCAGATATTTATTGATGATATCAAGCTGTGGGGGCAAAACGATTATTGGGCATCACCAGTTGAATTTCTGGCGGTAGGTGGTGGTGATTGTGAAGATTTCAGTATTGCTAAATATTTCACATTACGTGAAATGGGTATTACTGATGAAAGTTTGCGGCTTATTTATGTTAAGGCTATTCATTACAATCAATTTCATATGGTAGTGGCTAATTATGCCACGCCAGCTTCTATGCCAGTGATATTGGATAATCTGGACCCTGTACTGAAACCAGCTAATTTACGAACAGATTTAGTGCCTGTATATAGTTTTAACGGTAGTCACTTGTGGTTGATGAAAGCTAAAGGTCAGGGGCAACTGGCAGGATCATCAGATCGGCTAAGTCTATGGTCAGGATTACAAAAACGGCTCACTGCCCAGAATTTTAACCGGCCAATTTTAAATTTGGACAATTAA
- a CDS encoding bifunctional diguanylate cyclase/phosphodiesterase: MTLYKQILAFVICLFAGLLIIAYAVQFQSTRDYLAEQQRISVINTANSVGLALTPYLETGDKIGAESVINAAFDGGFYQKIHLDLLASKETIEKVNKVEIEGVPRWFTELNFFKSETYDSVLTSGWLQLGKLEVTGHPGDAYFQFWRAMSNLFFAYIACFVVVSILVIAALRILLRPLDLIRRQAVEIEKHHFNKSIPLPKTLELKQVVQSINTLTVKLAKQFKEEAVAADSLRERAFRDAVSGLGNRAYFMGQINAWIAEHGTGGVMLIAVDALDEIYRIDGYSARDQMVKQVANILHAKLATFGGAAISRISATEYAVLLPGLTSEELLDIAHVLNEAIADLIVNPLEIDSAFSVIGIAVRNEDEDLSALLTKADSALRRARNERLGAVTIEHAEKADTFGRLAWKEIILEALEHDQFDFRIQPVTMITGEMSLPAELFTGIRYQGQHFSAAQFISAVELFKLGEKLDRYVLDHAVSVLQANPGMRMSVNLTISSISSLPFLSYLNEFFIKNSAISNRIAIEIPENAIIHHRESVKSLSEICRQYKVMWGIDQFGRHFQSLEYLTELTPVYVKVDQGYMSIISKDENAQSVLAAVCRTAHNAGAITVVTRVENEQQIDLINQLFVDGYQGIVQPAREI, encoded by the coding sequence ATGACTCTCTATAAGCAAATTCTCGCTTTTGTGATATGTCTTTTTGCTGGCCTATTGATCATTGCTTATGCAGTGCAGTTTCAGTCAACCAGAGATTATCTGGCCGAACAGCAACGGATCTCCGTTATTAATACTGCCAATTCGGTCGGGCTGGCTCTGACGCCATATTTAGAGACCGGCGATAAAATTGGTGCTGAATCGGTAATTAATGCCGCTTTTGATGGTGGTTTTTATCAAAAAATACACCTTGACCTTCTGGCGTCCAAAGAAACAATTGAAAAAGTAAACAAAGTGGAAATTGAAGGTGTTCCCCGCTGGTTTACCGAGCTTAATTTTTTCAAGAGTGAAACTTATGACTCTGTTTTAACCTCCGGATGGTTGCAGCTTGGCAAATTAGAAGTAACAGGACATCCGGGAGATGCTTACTTTCAATTCTGGCGGGCAATGTCCAATCTGTTTTTTGCATATATCGCGTGTTTTGTGGTTGTTTCAATATTAGTGATTGCTGCATTACGTATTTTACTGCGGCCATTAGATCTTATTCGCCGACAGGCAGTCGAAATTGAGAAGCATCATTTTAATAAATCAATTCCATTACCCAAAACGCTGGAACTCAAACAGGTTGTTCAGTCAATTAATACGCTTACGGTTAAATTAGCCAAACAGTTTAAAGAAGAGGCCGTTGCAGCGGATTCTTTACGGGAGCGCGCATTCAGGGATGCTGTTTCGGGGCTTGGTAACCGTGCGTATTTTATGGGGCAGATTAATGCGTGGATTGCGGAACATGGTACCGGTGGTGTGATGCTGATTGCCGTGGACGCGTTAGACGAAATATACCGAATTGATGGATATAGCGCGCGTGACCAGATGGTGAAACAGGTTGCCAATATTCTGCACGCTAAATTAGCCACCTTTGGTGGCGCTGCTATTTCGCGGATAAGTGCGACAGAATATGCGGTTCTTTTGCCAGGACTGACCAGCGAAGAGTTACTGGATATTGCGCATGTGCTGAACGAGGCTATCGCTGATCTTATTGTGAATCCGCTGGAGATTGATTCGGCGTTTTCTGTAATCGGTATTGCGGTCAGAAATGAGGATGAGGATTTATCTGCGCTGCTCACGAAAGCAGATAGTGCACTACGTCGGGCCAGAAATGAACGCTTAGGCGCGGTAACGATAGAACATGCGGAAAAAGCCGATACTTTCGGGCGGTTAGCCTGGAAAGAAATTATTCTTGAAGCGCTGGAACATGATCAGTTTGATTTTCGTATCCAGCCAGTCACGATGATCACCGGGGAAATGAGTCTACCTGCTGAATTATTCACGGGGATCAGATATCAGGGACAGCATTTCAGCGCGGCGCAATTCATTTCTGCTGTTGAACTGTTTAAGTTGGGTGAGAAATTAGATCGCTATGTTCTTGATCACGCTGTCTCTGTGCTTCAGGCAAATCCGGGCATGAGGATGTCTGTTAACTTAACAATCAGTAGTATTTCATCTCTTCCATTTTTGAGTTATCTGAATGAGTTTTTTATAAAAAACAGTGCAATATCCAATCGTATCGCTATCGAAATACCGGAAAATGCAATCATTCATCACCGTGAGTCGGTTAAATCTCTGAGTGAAATCTGCAGGCAATATAAGGTCATGTGGGGGATAGACCAATTCGGTCGTCACTTCCAGTCTCTGGAGTATCTGACCGAGCTGACACCTGTATATGTGAAGGTTGACCAGGGATATATGAGCATTATCAGTAAAGATGAAAATGCGCAGAGTGTTCTGGCAGCCGTGTGCAGAACAGCACATAACGCAGGGGCAATAACAGTTGTCACCCGGGTTGAAAATGAGCAACAAATAGATTTGATTAATCAACTGTTCGTCGATGGATATCAGGGCATAGTGCAGCCAGCCCGTGAAATCTGA